Genomic DNA from Halococcus hamelinensis 100A6:
GAACGAGCGCGTACCCCAGCGGATTGGTGTACTCACTCATCCCGACGAGTGCCGGATAGGCGATCCAGAGGCCGAGCTCGATCCCCAGGATGGAATACTCGGGCCGTGTCGGCCACTGGAGCCGGCCGAGAAGGAGGCTGCCGGTCATCATCACGAATCCAAGCAGTAGTGCGATTGGTTCGTACCACGCCCGCGGGAACGGAATCGAACTCGCGGTGTACTCGGTTGCGGTAGCCAGCTGTGTGAACAGGACACCACCGACCGCAGCCAGCACCAACCCGGCGAAGACGCTCCAGAGCGCGTAGTGTGAGTAGGATGGCTTGAGCACTCGCGGGAGATACGCGCTAACAGCGGCCATTCCGAGCCCGAGTCCGATCAGGCACAGGGCGTGCCACTGCTCGAGGTGAACACCGCCAGCGTAGACGTGGGTACCACTGGTACCGTGCGCCGCGGCGAGCGGGGTCGCACAGAGAGCAACGAGAACGGTCCCGAGCCACACGACGACCCGAGTCGTTCGGCGTGACCGCCAGCCCGCGGTCGACCATTCGTCCTCATTGCCCGAGGGATCCATACGCGCCCTCGACTCTCGAAGGACATGACTCCGTCGAACGACGGTACAGTGCGTACGTTCCGGTCACGGTTACGTTCGGCAACCGAGGTCCGAACGAAGCGGAGAGAAAACCCCGTCAGAGGTTCTCTCGCTCGTTGGCTCACCTATCGCTCGGTCCCGACCGAACCACTCACTGAGGAAGTTTATGTTCGTCACCCTCCTATCGCAGGGTGTATGGTGGACAACCGAGAGAGCCTTCAGGGAGAGTCTACGGCTATTCCCTCTCCGAGTCGTCCAGTAGTCGGACGGGTTCCCGAGAGACGGTGGTACACGGATGACGAGCGTGTCCGGACATCGCATCCCTTCGGCTGGGGAGCGGCGCTCGGTCCTCGCCAAACAACGCGCTGGGTTCATTCATAGATTGGACCCTCATCAAGCCGATCGGAGGGGACATCGCCGAGAGGGGAGACGCCTCTATCTCCAGCAACGATGTCCGAAGGCCATCTACTACATCGAATCCTCGAAGACGGGCATCTCTCGGATCTACGAGTCTCCCGAGGCGATCGACCCGGACGTACCGATCGAGAAGGTCGTCATCGACACGCGTTACGAGACCGGTCTCTCGTTGCGGAAGTTCGGTGATGCGTCCCGTCTCTCCATACAGATGGTTCTCGCTTTCCTCGGAGTGTTGCTCATCGTGGGAACGCTCTATTGGCTTCCATCCCCCGGGTTCGGACTACCAGTCGATTGGTCGAGGCTGAGGCCAGCGATCGAGTTGGGTGCGGCCGCCATCGGTGGTGTTTGCCTCGCCGTCGATGTCCAGTCTTTCCACCGACTTCGTAGCCTTCGGGCGATCGGTTACACCGTGCCCGTCGAGCGTGAAACCGACCCCACAACCCAGAGTGCTCCATGACTCGCTTGGATGAGGTTTCAAAACCGCAGTCAGGTCCAAGGCACTGGACTCGAGCGAGATTCGAGAGCTCTCAATGTCGGATGATCGTTTGACGGAACGATTGATATCACGATCAGGGTGCGAAGGCGATGAGCTCAGCTACCGACGCCACGTATCCGGTGTGAGTGAGCCCTCTTCGAGAGCCATCCACCGAGGAGACCGCCGAACGCTCCGATACGAGGAATTCACATCTGTACACTGGCAGTTGTAACCCTGAGCAGCTATTGACCTCGATGGTGTGGATTCCTGGGCATCAGCCATGAGCGCTCGCTTGATATTCCGAAGATCTGGGAAGCCGGGGGCGAATCGACTACGGTAGAGACTTCTCAGCTGTTGGCTTTGTATGGTGTTGAGTTTTTCCGTGGCGGGTCGGATAGATAGGTATGAGTAGTCCGGAAGCCTCGAATCGGCAATCACGAACTGGCGAAAGTCGTCTGCGCTTGTGGATTTTGCTCGATGCACATCGGGTACTCATCGCAGGTGGCATGGCACTCGGCGTCTTTGGCGGATTGACCGTGCTCGGTGCACTTGATCCGACCCCGCTCAGAACGACGATGCGGGGGCAGGACCCAACCGATACAGCATTTCAAGCGCTTATTGCTGCTGTAATCACCGGCGTGACGCTAATCATCTCGATTGCTCAACTGTCCGTCTCACAGGAACTCGCGGCAGCTGGCAGCCAACGCGAGCGAATGACGAGTTCACTTGCGCTGCAGGAAGATATCGAGGATGCAGCCGACTCGATTGGTGATCCTAGCCCTGCAACATACTTGAGACTGCTCTGTGAAGCGAGTCGACGACAGGCGACGGCACTCGAAAAAGCGGTCGCCGAAAACAGCGACACGACACTACGCAAGAGGGTCGGTCGGTTTGTGAACCGGGTGAGCGAAAATGCGGATGGTATTGAAGGAGAGCTTGCGGACGCAGAGTTTGGCGAATTCGACGTCATTCGGGCGGCGCTCAACTATAACTACTCTTGGAAAATTTATGCGACGCGACGGCTCCGGATCGACCATGCGAATAGCCTCTCTGAGAAGGAGAACGACGCGTTTGACCGAATGAGTGACGTACTCCAGTTGTTCGGTCCAGCGCAGGAATATTTCAAGACCCATTACATTCAGTGGGAATTCGTGAACCTCTCGCGGGCAATCATGTATGTCTCAGCACCTGCGCTCACGGTCGCGGTCGCGATGCTCCTCTACGTGGATGCCGGCGTATTTCCCGGAGAAGTGCTTGGTATTGATAACATGACGTGGGTAGTGAGTGCGGCTGCCACATTTACCGCCCTCCCGTTTTTCATATTCATCTCGTATATGCTGCGGATCGCTACAATATCAAAACGGACTGGAGCGACCGGCCCGTTCATTCTCCGCGATTCCGAGCGGCTCGACGTATTCGACTGGTAGAACAAGAGGAGTTGATGCCAATATCACACAAGCATCATCGTGTGAGGATAAGTATCCCACCCGCTTGTGGCATCACGTGGTGGTCGCCAACTACGAGGGGCTCGCTGTTGACGAACTGCACTTCCCGAGACACGTACTTGCAATAGTGGGGTGAGGGTCGTAGCTCGGTGGCAGTACATCCAGGGACCTACTTGTCGGAGCTATGGAAAACGGCGGGCGGGGTTTCGATGTCGACGGTCGACCTCTCCCGCCCACTAAGCGATAGTACTGATTGTTGATGGATCTTTGGCCGACAGATCACGTATCCGTATTGCGCGGGATCAACGAACAGGACGGTGAACGGGCAATTGGACGAACCGCACGGCCGTACACTCGAGGATGAATTTGAACGCCTGATAGCCACTGACTCGGATATCAAGAACGGACCAATCGATGAGCGATGAGAATAATGCGGATACGAGTCTCGCCTCTACCCGGACTGCGGTTCGAGAGGGCTGCTGACCACGACCGTGAAACGTAGGTCCTGGAAGAAGGACCAAGCGCTCGATGAGGCTGTGCTATTTGGTAACAAGACTCAAGAGGTAGCAACCCGTATCGAGACGTGCAGGCGCGTTGCCTGTACTACGTGCGGCCAACACGGGGACACCGTGCGTAGGAGTAGACGCGAACCATGGGCCGGGGGGCAAACCGGCCGGCCCATTTTCCAGCCGGGTACCCGTTAGAAGGTAGCCACGGGAGTAGGAGACGCGCCCATCCCGTTCGTTTTTATTTCGGCGGCTAGGAGTTTCCGCCGCTCTCGGCAGTGGGGGTTGTGGAAACATCATCGACGACGAAGGCGATGAGACTTATCGCAGCGTCTCAGGGGAAGCTGTCAGCTTCTGCCGTATCTCCAGGCCTGTGTGGAATCGCTCGATGATCTCTGTTTGGTGCTCTTGACACGCAAGGACGGCAATTGCTCCGTTCTGGACTGGGATCAGGGGTTGGTTCGGGTCGGAAGGGGCGAGGTGACAGCTGGGACAACTGATACCTCCGGCTGGTCGGTGGGAGAGGAGTTCAGCGGTATCTCCGGTAGTGAGTCCACAGATGGCGGTGAACTGCTCAAGGTGGTTATCACAGCCGATGAGGGGAAGCGTGAGCTGATCGAAGAGAAGGAATGAGATCGTGTGGTCTCCGTGGGAGTAGAGAGCGGACTCGCATGCATCACACGGAATGGACGGACGATCCCGGAAATCTTCGCGCTGTTGCTGGGAAGCATCTGGTGGAGGCATAGCAACAATTCGCTCGCCAAACGGGTAAGCTACGGGGCTTCGCGGTTTCCCGAACCCACTCCCTATTAGGTATCGTCTGCGGGTTTACACGCTGATCATCGCCCACGGACGTATCTCGCCGCTGGTGAATTTCGACTGGGGTACGTGTTCGCTCGGTGTAGGAATCCAATTCTGAACAAGGTATAGAGGATCGGTCCCAGTGGCCGAGTAGTCGGGTCCGTTAAAAGTGGTGAGGGACTATATCGAGTTCGAAGATTCTAGATAGGAATGCCAGAAGAGGTAGTTTTTCGGACAGTTCTCAATTGGTTTCGAACTCGAAAATTCGCTGCAACTCGGTTTCTATTCGGGTAACAAACTCGGCAAGGATGGTATCGAACTCCTCCTCGTCGGGTATGTTCTGGACGCGATCGTGGGGATTCTCCGGGAGTTCAACACGAAATTCACCATTGCCATCGTAGAACGGCTCGCTCTCGTTGAGCACTTGGCGGTCGATCGACCGAAGGGGAGTCGAATCATATCGGTCATGCATGTATTGGTAGGCGTTTTTGTATGCTTCCTGAAGTTCATCGAGGTAGTGACTGTACTTCTCCTCGAATTTCTCGGGATCGAACGTGGTCACAACCGTTTGTTGGACGGCTGTCGGGTAAGTGATCGGGCGAGGGCCACCAGACTGTTTCTGCTGGATGGTCGATCTAGCCATCGGAGCCCGAAGAGAACGAGGGCGAGGTCTATGCCGTCACCTGACTCTCGGTTGGAGAGCAAAGCACGAGTAACAGGTAACGAGGACATCACCGAGACAACTTCCGGCCATGCTGTTTTTCCACAAGCGCTCCCCAGTACAGGAGCGCAAACGAAAGTTCAAAGTCCTCTAGACCGTTGCTCGGTCAACAAACATCCCGATGTGCCGCGCAACAATACTCTACATCCGTACTGCGGTATCCTCACAGGAAGATGCCAAGAGAGTGCAGCGCAGGCAAGCAGTCACGTACGCTACTGAGACTTTGGGAATCGCTCCTCGCGGTCTCCGAATTCTTCGCGACAGTGGTACGGAGGCTCGAAATGACGACTCATCATCGTATCAACGGCTGCTGGATCTCGTCACAAACGGGAAAATATCTCGTGTCATCGTTACCGATGCAGCGCGTTTAGGAAAGAACGTTCATGACCTTCACCGCATCGTCACCGAGTTCACCGACAACGGGGTTGCAGTCCACGTCATTGATGTAGGGCTGCAGGTCGGAGAATCTGAATTTGGGGCAGCGAGCAGGACTCCAGCTGAAACCCTCGAAATGGCAAAGGATTTGGAAATGAGTATCAAGTCCGGTCGAACGAAGGATGGCGTCGTTCTTGCTCAAGAACAGGGGTCCCACATCGGGAGACCTCCATTTGGCTTCGATAGCGACGGGAACGGTGGTCTCGTCCCAAATGAGAACTTCGAAACAGCGTTGGAGGTTATCGAACGGATCAAGACTGGGTCAAGCAAACGGTCGACAGCTAAGAGGGCCGGCACCACCCGCTCGACCGTTAGCAACATCATCAAGCAAAAGCGACTCTATCTGGACACGGAAACCCAATCCAAAGGGCACACTGAGTAACTAGCTGAGAACTCCGACCAGCTTGAATCCTCGTTGTGGCGTACACTAGATGACCCTCGTTGGCTAAACAAGCGTCGAATGTGACTGGGGTCCAACAGTCGAATCACCCGGTCCTCGTTGAACAAATATCCGCCTTAGAGTATGCCTTGTTCGTCGAGTTCGACTATCGCATCAGCCGAGAGCCCCAATCGGTCTTTGAGGATATCGCTAGTATCCTCACCTTTGCGCGGAGCAGGCTCGACATCAGGTTCGGGAGCGTCCGAGAAGTGGATCGGTGAACCGAAAACGCGGATGCCGTCCTCGAAGTCTGGGTGGGATACCTCCGGTGCCATCCCCCGCTCGGAGAGATGAGGGTCCTGAAGCACCTCCTCGATGGTCTGTACTGCACCGGCTGGGACGCCGGCATCGACGAGGCGATCCTCGATGGCCTGACGGTCCCGATCAGCGGTCCATTCCCCGATAACTCTATCAACTTCATCCATGTGATCGACCCGCTTGACGTTGGTTTCGAATCGGTCGTCATCGATGAGATCGGTCCGACCCATCACTTCGAGCAGCGTCTCCCAGTGGTCGTCCGAGGCACAGAGAATGGTGACGTATCCATCCTGTGTTTCGTAGGCGTTGTATGGAGCCTTCGCGAGGCTACTGTGGTGATTGCCCGTCCGCGGTGGAACGTCCGTTTCCTTGTACGCCGCCGCCAACTGTGATAGCAACGCTGGGAACACCGACTCGTACATGCTCGCCTCGACATACTGTCCCTCTCCCGTACGTTCGCGCTGGAAGAGTGCCCCAAGCACGCCTGCCGCGAGGTGGGTTCCGCCGAGGAAGTCGCCCGGTGCGATGCCAGTCTTGACGGGAGTGTCATCCGGAAACCCCGTTGCGTCCATCACCCCACCAGTTGCCTGCACGACGAGGTCCATCGCGAGCATGTCGCTTCTGGGACCGGTGTCGCCGAACCCACTACCGTGGGCGTAGATGAGTTCGGGATTGACCGACGAGAGCGTCTCGTAGTCAATGCCGAGTTTCTCCATCGTGCCAACGGCGTAGTTTTCGACCAGTACATCGGTCTCTTCGACGAGGTCTTTCAGCAGCTCCGTCCCGCGCTCCTCGGCGAGGTTGAGCGTGATGGCGTCCTTTGAGGAGTTGAGCATCACGATTTCGGGCGGTTCGCCGCTCTCGACACGTGACCGGAGCGGCTCGCCGAACGGGGGCTCGACCTTCACTACGTCCGCACCCATATGAGCGAGCAGCAACGAACAGTAAGGGCCGTTGTAGATCTGTCCGAGGTCGAGTACCTTGATACCGTCGAGTGGTTGTGAAGGTGTCATACAGGATGGCTGTCCCGGCCGCGTATTAGCGTTCGGCTTCCTGCTTCCAGTAGTGAACATACTGAGCGTTCGGCGCTCGAGTTTGCTAATCCGTATGTCCACCAGCCAAAGACTATTCCGTTACGGGAGTAAATCCCCCGCATGAGTCTTCAAAAGAACACTTCAACCGATCACGAGCCAACAGTAATCGTCTCCGAACTCATCGAGAACGCCGAAGCGGCGATGGCTGCCATCGACGACTACGACCAAGAGCGCACCGACGAGTTGGTTCAAGCAGTTGGGTGGGCCATCTACCCTGAGAAACGCGCACGTGAGATATCAGAAGTGGCCGTCGAGACCACGGGACTTGGCAACGTCGAAGACAAGATAAGCAAA
This window encodes:
- a CDS encoding DUF5783 family protein; its protein translation is MTTFDPEKFEEKYSHYLDELQEAYKNAYQYMHDRYDSTPLRSIDRQVLNESEPFYDGNGEFRVELPENPHDRVQNIPDEEEFDTILAEFVTRIETELQRIFEFETN
- a CDS encoding recombinase family protein; translation: MCRATILYIRTAVSSQEDAKRVQRRQAVTYATETLGIAPRGLRILRDSGTEARNDDSSSYQRLLDLVTNGKISRVIVTDAARLGKNVHDLHRIVTEFTDNGVAVHVIDVGLQVGESEFGAASRTPAETLEMAKDLEMSIKSGRTKDGVVLAQEQGSHIGRPPFGFDSDGNGGLVPNENFETALEVIERIKTGSSKRSTAKRAGTTRSTVSNIIKQKRLYLDTETQSKGHTE
- a CDS encoding CaiB/BaiF CoA transferase family protein; its protein translation is MTPSQPLDGIKVLDLGQIYNGPYCSLLLAHMGADVVKVEPPFGEPLRSRVESGEPPEIVMLNSSKDAITLNLAEERGTELLKDLVEETDVLVENYAVGTMEKLGIDYETLSSVNPELIYAHGSGFGDTGPRSDMLAMDLVVQATGGVMDATGFPDDTPVKTGIAPGDFLGGTHLAAGVLGALFQRERTGEGQYVEASMYESVFPALLSQLAAAYKETDVPPRTGNHHSSLAKAPYNAYETQDGYVTILCASDDHWETLLEVMGRTDLIDDDRFETNVKRVDHMDEVDRVIGEWTADRDRQAIEDRLVDAGVPAGAVQTIEEVLQDPHLSERGMAPEVSHPDFEDGIRVFGSPIHFSDAPEPDVEPAPRKGEDTSDILKDRLGLSADAIVELDEQGIL